The following coding sequences are from one Amphiprion ocellaris isolate individual 3 ecotype Okinawa chromosome 19, ASM2253959v1, whole genome shotgun sequence window:
- the gcat gene encoding 2-amino-3-ketobutyrate coenzyme A ligase, mitochondrial, with amino-acid sequence MSLGKAARNLVTPARGVLRSSAAALNRSYAAVAEARAVLENELDTIRAAGTWKGERIITSKQGPQISVDGSRGTILNFCANNYLGLSSHPEVVQAGIDALKLYGAGLSSVRFICGTQDLHKNLEQKLAQFHEREDCILYASCFDANAGLFEVLLGPDDAVLSDELNHASIIDGIRLCRAKRLRYKHMDLNDLEIKLKEAQSSRMRLVVTDGVFSMDGDVAPLQGICDLAEQYGAMVFIDECHATGFLGSRGRGTDELLGVMDRVHIVNSTLGKALGGAAGGYTVGPKPLIDLLRQRSRPYLFSNSLPPPVVGCATKAVELLLASNEIAQSMTAKTMRFRNNMTKAGFTIAGSAHPICPVMLGDARLASVMADDMLKFGVYVIGFSYPVVPKGKARIRVQISAAHTDEDIDRCVDAFIQTGRKHGVVS; translated from the exons ATGTCTCTCGGAAAAGCTGCCCGGAATTTGGTGACACCGGCCCGGGGCGTCCTGCGCTCCTCCGCCGCGGCTCTGAACCGGAGCTACGCCGCCGTGGCCGAGGCCCGAGCGGTGCTGGAGAACGAGCTGGACACGATCCGAGCCGCGGGGACGTGGAAAGGAGAGAGGATCATCACCTCCAAGCAGGGACCTCAGATCAGCGTGGATGGCAGCCGTGGCA ccattttgaatttctgtgCCAACAATTACCTGGGGCTGTCCAGTCATCCGGAGGTGGTGCAGGCTGGAATTGACGCTCTGAAGTTATACGGTGCTGGACTGAGCTCCGTCAGATTCATCTGTGGGACACAG GATCTCCacaaaaacctcgagcagaagcTGGCACAGTTTCACGAGAGGGAGGACTGCATCCTGTATGCCAGCTGTTTCGATGCCAACGCCGGACTTTTTGAG GTGCTGTTGGGCCCAGATGATGCTGTGCTGTCTGATGAACTAAACCACGCTTCAATCATCGATGGGATCCGTCTGTGTCGAGCAAAGAGGCTGCGCTACAAACACATGGACCTCAACGATCTGGAGATAAAACTCAAAGAGgctcag TCATCTCGTATGCGGCTGGTGGTGACCGATGGAGTTTTCTCTATGGATGGAGACGTGGCTCCTTTACAAGGAATCTGTGATCTGGCTGAACAGTACGGAGCCATGGTGTTTATCGATGAATGTCACGCAACTGGATTCCTGGGCTCCCGGGGCAG AGGAACAGATGAGCTCCTTGGAGTGATGGACAGAGTTCATATTGTAAACTCCACTCTGGGAAAGGCGCTGGGTGGAGCAGCAG gTGGCTACACAGTGGGTCCTAAGCCTCTCATTGACCTGCTGAGGCAGCGCTCGCGGCCCTACCTGTTCTCCAACTCGCTCCCCCCTCCCGTGGTCGGCTGTGCCACCAAGGCTGTGGAGCTGCTGCTAGCGTCCAATGAGATCGCACAGAGCATGACGGCCAAAACCATGAG ATTCAGGAACAACATGACGAAGGCCGGCTTCACCATCGCAGGCTCCGCTCACCCCATCTGTCCTGTGATGCTCGGCGACGCACGGCTGGCCTCTGTGATGGCCGACGATATGCTGAAGTTCG GAGTGTATGTGATTGGATTCTCCTACCCGGTCGTACCAAAGGGCAAAGCCAGAATCCGCGTACAGATCTCGGCAGCGCACACGGACGAAGACATCGACCGCTGTGTCGACGCTTTCATCCAAACAGGCAGAAAGCACGGAGTCGTCTCCTGA
- the tom1 gene encoding target of Myb protein 1 isoform X2, giving the protein MEFLLGNPFSTPVGQMIERATGSSLPTEDWALNMEICDTINSSEEGPKDALRAVKKRIVGNKNFKEVMLTLTVLETCVKNCGYRFHILVTTRDFIEGVLVRSIIPRNNPPAILHDRVLSIIQAWADAFRSSPDLTGVVSVYEDLRRKGLEFPMTELDGYSPVQASKKIKTLKTELGVVRSNLTMMSDMMSQLDPVTVKQADMELLEQLYTVCKEMQDRIVKIVPRLSEEKLIEELLATNDEMNTAFTRYHRFERRITNGQSTAQKSHTYVNLTDLDLKSESFNQSGVVTSDSSLSLSKTDSLSSQMAKLSTSESDDTLSHRVNVLTRQRPSDHGEVDGLAQAQDGRLQNTGTDDSPASTRSSSPKLDWMIKRGMIPITQSNVMDDIEKWLALDDEYDDFEDSDGVTSEEFDKFLAERAKAADRLPSLRASSQDTNHSES; this is encoded by the exons AGCGTGCGACCGGTTCCAGCCTGCCAACTGAAGACTGGGCGCTGAACATGGAAATCTGTGATACGATCAACAGCTCAGAGGAAgg CCCCAAAGATGCACTCAGAGCCGTAAAGAAAAGGATTGTAGGGAACAAGAACTTCAAGGAGGTTATGCTGACGCTCACT GTTCTGGAGACCTGTGTGAAAAACTGTGGCTACAGGTTTCACATCCTGGTGACGACGAGGGACTTTATAGAAGGAGTTCTGGTCCGATCGATCATCCCGAGGAACAACCCTCCAGCGATCCTGCACGACCGAGTGCTCAGCATCATACAG GCGTGGGCTGATGCATTCCGCAGCTCACCCGACCTGACGGGCGTGGTGTCGGTCTACGAAGACCTGCGAAGGAAAGGACTGGAGTTTCCAATGACCGAACTAGACGGTTACTCACCAGTCCAAGCTTCAAAAAAG ATAAAAACGCTGAAGACAGAGCTGGGAGTGGTGCGGAGTAACCTGACCATGATGTCCGACATGATGAGTCAGCTGGATCCAGTCACGGTAAAACAAGCAGACATGGAGCTGctggag CAGTTATACACAGTTTGTAAGGAAATGCAAGACAGGATAGTGAAGATTGTCCCCAGACTCAGCGAAGAGAAGCTGATAGAAGAGTTACTGGCAACTAATGATGAAATGAACACAGCCTTCACTCGCTACCACAG GTTTGAAAGGCGAATAACAAACGGTCAAAGCACAGCACAGAAG AGTCACACATACGTCAACCTAACAGACCTCGATTTGAAAAGTGAATCTTTTAACCAATCGGGGGTTGTAACCAGCGACAGCTCACTCAGTTTGTCAAAAACTGACAGTTTGTCCAGTCAGATGGCAAAACTAA GCACAAGTGAATCAGATGACACATTATCACACAGAGTAAATGTCTTAACTCGACAAAGACCAAG CGATCACGGTGAAGTGGACGGCTTGGCTCAAGCTCAGGACGGCAGACTACAAAACACTGGAACG GATGACAGTCCAGCGTCCACCCGCAGCTCCTCACCAAAGTTAGATTGGATGATTAAAAGGGGAATG ATTCCCATCACCCAGTCCAATGTAATGGATGATATTGAGAAATGGCTTGCATTGGATGATGAG TATGATGACTTTGAGGACTCGGATGGTGTGACCAGTGAAG aATTTGACAAGTTTTTGGCAGAGAGAGCGAAAGCAGCTGATCGCCTGCCATCGCTGAGAGCTTCCTCACAGGACACCAACCACTCCGAGTCTTAA
- the tom1 gene encoding target of Myb protein 1 isoform X1 translates to MEFLLGNPFSTPVGQMIERATGSSLPTEDWALNMEICDTINSSEEGPKDALRAVKKRIVGNKNFKEVMLTLTVLETCVKNCGYRFHILVTTRDFIEGVLVRSIIPRNNPPAILHDRVLSIIQAWADAFRSSPDLTGVVSVYEDLRRKGLEFPMTELDGYSPVQASKKTLPGNGPAVTTLPAVLLSSKPPLIPPQTSELKLALEGSNALTPSQIKTLKTELGVVRSNLTMMSDMMSQLDPVTVKQADMELLEQLYTVCKEMQDRIVKIVPRLSEEKLIEELLATNDEMNTAFTRYHRFERRITNGQSTAQKSHTYVNLTDLDLKSESFNQSGVVTSDSSLSLSKTDSLSSQMAKLSTSESDDTLSHRVNVLTRQRPSDHGEVDGLAQAQDGRLQNTGTDDSPASTRSSSPKLDWMIKRGMIPITQSNVMDDIEKWLALDDEYDDFEDSDGVTSEEFDKFLAERAKAADRLPSLRASSQDTNHSES, encoded by the exons AGCGTGCGACCGGTTCCAGCCTGCCAACTGAAGACTGGGCGCTGAACATGGAAATCTGTGATACGATCAACAGCTCAGAGGAAgg CCCCAAAGATGCACTCAGAGCCGTAAAGAAAAGGATTGTAGGGAACAAGAACTTCAAGGAGGTTATGCTGACGCTCACT GTTCTGGAGACCTGTGTGAAAAACTGTGGCTACAGGTTTCACATCCTGGTGACGACGAGGGACTTTATAGAAGGAGTTCTGGTCCGATCGATCATCCCGAGGAACAACCCTCCAGCGATCCTGCACGACCGAGTGCTCAGCATCATACAG GCGTGGGCTGATGCATTCCGCAGCTCACCCGACCTGACGGGCGTGGTGTCGGTCTACGAAGACCTGCGAAGGAAAGGACTGGAGTTTCCAATGACCGAACTAGACGGTTACTCACCAGTCCAAGCTTCAAAAAAG ACTTTGCCTGGGAATGGGCCTGCTGTTACTACTCTCCCTGCTGTGCTCCTGTCTTCCAAACCTCCGCTCATCCCACCTCAGACCTCTGAGCTAAAACTGGCCCTTGAGGGAAGCAATGCCCTCACTCCCAGCCAG ATAAAAACGCTGAAGACAGAGCTGGGAGTGGTGCGGAGTAACCTGACCATGATGTCCGACATGATGAGTCAGCTGGATCCAGTCACGGTAAAACAAGCAGACATGGAGCTGctggag CAGTTATACACAGTTTGTAAGGAAATGCAAGACAGGATAGTGAAGATTGTCCCCAGACTCAGCGAAGAGAAGCTGATAGAAGAGTTACTGGCAACTAATGATGAAATGAACACAGCCTTCACTCGCTACCACAG GTTTGAAAGGCGAATAACAAACGGTCAAAGCACAGCACAGAAG AGTCACACATACGTCAACCTAACAGACCTCGATTTGAAAAGTGAATCTTTTAACCAATCGGGGGTTGTAACCAGCGACAGCTCACTCAGTTTGTCAAAAACTGACAGTTTGTCCAGTCAGATGGCAAAACTAA GCACAAGTGAATCAGATGACACATTATCACACAGAGTAAATGTCTTAACTCGACAAAGACCAAG CGATCACGGTGAAGTGGACGGCTTGGCTCAAGCTCAGGACGGCAGACTACAAAACACTGGAACG GATGACAGTCCAGCGTCCACCCGCAGCTCCTCACCAAAGTTAGATTGGATGATTAAAAGGGGAATG ATTCCCATCACCCAGTCCAATGTAATGGATGATATTGAGAAATGGCTTGCATTGGATGATGAG TATGATGACTTTGAGGACTCGGATGGTGTGACCAGTGAAG aATTTGACAAGTTTTTGGCAGAGAGAGCGAAAGCAGCTGATCGCCTGCCATCGCTGAGAGCTTCCTCACAGGACACCAACCACTCCGAGTCTTAA